In the genome of Candidatus Schekmanbacteria bacterium, the window TGAATTTTTTTGAAAAATCAATTATAGAAAAACAATAGGATTTCTTCTTTATTAGATGAGCAAAGAACAAGAAGTTTACCGATTGACAAACTACTATAAATTCATTTAAATACAACAATGCGGGAAAGTGGCGGAATTGGCAGACGCGCTGGACTTAGGATCCAGTGGGCAACCGTGGGGGTTCGAGTCCCCCCTTTCCCATATTTATTTTAATGAATAATTTGTCCTTAATATCTCTAAACTTGATTTTAAAGCCATTTCATAATAACTAATTCTAAATTTTCATCCTTTTTTAATATCAATTTTTCTATGCGCGCAGTTATACAAAGAGTAAAAGAAGCATCTGTTACAATTGAAGGGAAAATCCATTCCTCCATTAGCAATGGTCTTCTTATACTACTTGGTGTTAGTGAAGACGATACTGAGGAAGACTTGAACTATATTGCCGAAAAAGCAGTAAACCTTAGAATATTTGAAGATACTGAGAAGAAGATGAATTTCTCCTGTATCGATGTAAAGGGAGAGATCCTTGTTGTCAGCCAGTTTACTCTTCTTGCAGAGACACGAAAGGGCAGAAGGCCAAGTTTTGTAAAAGCAGCAAAGCCTGATAAAGCAATTCCTCTATATGAAAAATTCATAAAAAAAATTGAATCATATGGGATTACGGTAAAAAGCGGAATCTTTGGTGCTATGATGGATGTAAAACTTTTAAATTATGGTCCTGTGACAATAATTATTGACAGTGTGGAGAAATAAATTGCCAAAAAAGGAATCTTTAACAAATAAATTAAGGCCATATTATCCATATGTTCTTCCTTTTGCTGTTTTTATGATTTTAACAGAAATCGGTAATTGGATACCAGATGCAATATATTACATCTATCCTCTCAAAACATTAGTAACAGCGGGTATTCTCTTATATTACTGG includes:
- a CDS encoding D-tyrosyl-tRNA(Tyr) deacylase, translating into MRAVIQRVKEASVTIEGKIHSSISNGLLILLGVSEDDTEEDLNYIAEKAVNLRIFEDTEKKMNFSCIDVKGEILVVSQFTLLAETRKGRRPSFVKAAKPDKAIPLYEKFIKKIESYGITVKSGIFGAMMDVKLLNYGPVTIIIDSVEK